The DNA region GGCATTGTAGTCGGAAAACTGGGCACAGTCCCGGTGACTAAAGAAGAACTTTTACAGAAAATACATAAGCTTTGAGAATAGAAAGGCAGAAGGTGCTTAAATGGATGTAGTCGGCGTAATCCCGGCAAGGTTTTCATCAACGCGCTTTGAAGGAAAAGTTTTGGCAGATATTGCAGGAAAGCCCATGATACAGCATGTCTGGGAGCGCGCAAAGCAAGCGCTTATCCTTGATGAACTGATTATTGCCTGTGACGATGAGAGGATACAGGAAGCGGTAAAGGAATTCGGCGCTAAGGCGGTTATGACATCAAAGAGCCATTCCTGCGGCACAGACAGGATAATCGAGGTGATAAACCCGCTTGATGTAAAAGTGGTGATCAATATCCAAGCAGATGAGCCGCTTATCAATCCTATGATGATTGATATGGCAGCCCGGGCGATATTGGATGACGAAAATGTCCATATGTCGACGATCTGCAAAAAAATAGAGGACCCGGAGCTGATAAATGACCCGAATGTGGTAAAGGTGGTAATGGATAAAAACGGCTTTGCCCTGTATTTCTCAAGGGCGGCTATCCCGCATTGCGGCCATGATAATGAAGGCGTCTGCATTGATTACTACAAGCATATAGGCTTATACGGATATACAAAAGACTTTTTATTCACTTATAAAAATTTACCGCAGTCCTGCCTTGAGAAGTGCGAGCGCTTAGAGCAGCTGCGCGTGTTAGAGCACGGCTTCCGCATCAAGGTAGTTGAGACTAAATTTGATACTTTAGGGGTAGATACCCCCGAAGATTTACAGAGGGTGAGAGATTACCTGAAAAACCAGGAGAACTGATGCCGCAAGTAGAGGTTAATAAAATAAAGATAGGCCATGGCAACCCTTTAGTTTTAATCGCCGGCCCATGCGTCATTGAAAATGCCAAAGACTGCATGGACGCGGCAAAGAGATTAAAGGAGATAGCCAAAAAGCATAAGCTCGGGTTGATTTTTAAATCCAGCTTTGATAAAGCTAACCGTCTTTCCGGGGATTCTTTCCGCGGTCCGGGTCTTGTTAAAGGCTTAGAGATCTTAAGCCGGATAAAGAAAGAGGTAAATGTCCCGATACTGACTGATGTGCATTGCGCCCACGATGTAGACAGGGTCGCAGAGGTCGCTGATGTGATACAGATCCCCGCGTTTTTATGCCGCCAGACAAATATTGTCGTTAAGGCAGCAAAGAGCGGCAGGGTTGTAAACATCAAAAAAGGCCAGTTTCTTGCCCCTTGGGATATGGCCCCGATAATAAAAAAGATAGAGGAAGCCGGCAGCAAAAAGA from Candidatus Omnitrophota bacterium includes:
- the kdsB gene encoding 3-deoxy-manno-octulosonate cytidylyltransferase; this translates as MDVVGVIPARFSSTRFEGKVLADIAGKPMIQHVWERAKQALILDELIIACDDERIQEAVKEFGAKAVMTSKSHSCGTDRIIEVINPLDVKVVINIQADEPLINPMMIDMAARAILDDENVHMSTICKKIEDPELINDPNVVKVVMDKNGFALYFSRAAIPHCGHDNEGVCIDYYKHIGLYGYTKDFLFTYKNLPQSCLEKCERLEQLRVLEHGFRIKVVETKFDTLGVDTPEDLQRVRDYLKNQEN
- a CDS encoding 3-deoxy-8-phosphooctulonate synthase, producing the protein MPQVEVNKIKIGHGNPLVLIAGPCVIENAKDCMDAAKRLKEIAKKHKLGLIFKSSFDKANRLSGDSFRGPGLVKGLEILSRIKKEVNVPILTDVHCAHDVDRVAEVADVIQIPAFLCRQTNIVVKAAKSGRVVNIKKGQFLAPWDMAPIIKKIEEAGSKKILITERGVSFGYNNLVTDFRALAIMRAFGYPVIFDATHSIQIPGGKGSCSGGQSEFVDGLSRAAVAFGCDGIFLEVHQNPKAALCDGLNMIDFKQLDKLLAQLKKIEEVL